The following are from one region of the Amblyraja radiata isolate CabotCenter1 chromosome 46, sAmbRad1.1.pri, whole genome shotgun sequence genome:
- the b4galnt1 gene encoding beta-1,4 N-acetylgalactosaminyltransferase 1: protein MRPVKKPLCCFLLVSLPLGIFFLCLWPLKPYHVVDVKYGMPAIAENLLQHGLWEPSDKYAHISFKVKDIVAGLLPKNDCTCDKVEPVLNLPFARHLFRQVSVHQFQQVFKEAEREELKKKREQEYQHFLERSRSPADMMIIAKANSPLEYPMQGLQVRPLKTIVIPGLSLQAPSRKLYQVNVTASLGTFDVAAEVDEVTVEGAGQMHLSLSSAQVDKLNRQLQFITYTNTIFNPNTADTVQLETDGHQAFFVIKIRHATIPKLYSSGDQSGYNVSALVTVATKTFLRYDKLRELISSIRRFYPTVTIVIADDGSNPQKIEGPFIEQYFMPFGKGWFAGRNLAISQVTTKYLLWVDDDFIFTSNTKVEKLVDILEKTTLDL, encoded by the exons ATGCGTCCGGTCAAGAAGCCCCTTTGCTGTTTCCTGCTGGTGTCTCTGCCGCTGGGAATTTTCTTCCTTTGTCTCTGGCCCCTGAAGCCGTACCACGTTGTGGACGTGAAGTACGGGATGCCCGCTATTGCCGAGAACCTTCTGCAACACGGACTCTGGGAGCCCTCGGACAAATATGCGCACATTTCCTTCAAGGTGAAGGATATCGTTGCTGG gcTGCTTCCGAAGAACGACTGCACTTGTGACAAGGTTGAGCCTGTGCTGAACCTTCCATTCGCCAGGCATCTTTTCCGTCAGGTGTCGGTCCACCAGTTCCAGCAGGTCTTCAAAGAGGCCGAgcgggaggaactgaagaaaaagaGGGAACAGGAATATCAGCATTTTCTGGAGAG GTCCCGTTCCCCCGCCGACATGATGATCATCGCGAAAGCCAACAGCCCGCTGGAGTACCCCATGCAAGGGCTGCAAGTGCGGCCCCTCAAAACCATTGTGATACCAG GTTTAAGTTTGCAAGCACCATCTAGGAAACTGTATCAG GTCAACGTGACGGCCTCGCTCGGGACCTTTGACGTGGCTGCGGAGGTGGACGAGGTGACGGTGGAAGGTGCCGGGCAGATGCACCTGTCTCTCTCCAGCGCCCAGGTAGACAAACTGAACCGCCAGCTCCAGTTCATCACCTACACCAACACCATCTTCAACCCCAACACGGCCGACACGG tgcagctcGAGACAGACGGACACCAGGCTTTTTTTGTCATCAAAATCCGACATGCCACCATCCCAAAACTATACAGCTCCGGGGACCAGTCAG GATATAACGTCAGTGCGCTGGTGACGGTAGCCACCAAAACCTTCTTGCGGTACGACAAGCTGAGAGAGCTGATATCGAGCATTAGGAGGTTTTATCCCACCGTCACCATTGTAATAGCGGATGATGGCAGCAACCCGCAAAAGATTGAAGGGCCGTTTATCGAGCAATACTTCATGCCTTTTGGGAAG GGTTGGTTCGCTGGCCGCAACCTTGCCATTTCCCAAGTCACCACCAAATATCTCCTCTGGGTTGACGATGATTTCATCTTCACTTCAAACACCAAGGTTGAAAAACTGGTGGACATTTTGGAGAAAACGACCCTGGACCTG